The sequence GAACCCGGATGAGTTTAATCCGGAGAGGTTCAGCAAGGAGGAGATGGCCAAGAGACCGGACTTCACCCATCTGCCTTTCGGAGATGGGCCGAGGATTTGTATTGGGTCCAGATTTGCTCTTATGCAGACCAAGGCTGGATTAATAGGATTTCTTAGTGATACCAAGTTTACTCTTGCTGAAGGAGATGATTCGGGGGAGTTGCTGTTTAAGCCCAGCATGATGCTGCTCCATCCCCGCAGAGAGATTAAGTTGAGGATTGAAAAAGTGTAAAGACAGTGCTGTTGCCTTCATTATctatatataaattaatgtaTCTACGGCTGATTTTATAGGTGAAGCTTAAAATTAgctccaaattaaaaaaaattatgttactagaagtttattttcgaaCGCAGTTGTACAAAGCAACTGCCTGCCGGCCCATAAGGGCAATGCTAAATTATCGTTAACTgcgttcaaaaattataaattaattttgaggcatttgcctaaattttacatttagattgtaattcttgaaataaacatagcattaaaataaatctggCAACGGTGcccttaattttatttcgaagtaaacctattaaaatttcttgattttagTTATATTATTTCTTGATGATGGAGTGACGAAATTATAGATTCTTTTTGGACACGTGACAATACTATGTACAAGATGCacagaatttaaacaaaacgaGGAAAAATTCATTGATTTAGCAACAGGGTAATCGAAAGTAATGCTTGACGAAAGTGAACAAAATTatggcaattttttgaaaatttgacaacAATGTAACAAATGAAtggatttttaagtaaaaccAGGAACACCTCCGAGATTTGGCAACTAGGTAAACAACAAAGCAACGATATCAAAAGTCGTATTTTTCCCGAGATATGCATTGCGTTGATGCAACACGCCTTTAGTTATCGCTACTACAGTGTGAAGCTAATTCAAAAAgagaacaattttattaaaagagcTTTATtcgtcatttttttaacaaacaactTACCTAAAACAGTcgcttaataaataaataatatcttgacagttttttaattaataaaattaggtttgattttatgattaaggcttaaattattaatatattgttaaatttaatacccAGCGAATACCGTAGAATTCTTGAGATGGGTTATAAGGTTACAGATAAAGTTAACAGAGCATTAATAATTCGACCTTAAACCCCGCAACCTGAGATTTGGGCTGCTTctacaagagacaaaaaaccaaggcatttaaatgtgaaataacTAAACTCCGGGTAACCTTAACTACCAGATAGATTCAATTGGGTTAAAATGATATGTTGAAATTAGGGAAGCAAATATTGGCATGATAATTTGAAGGTTATAAAGTTAACAATCTGTTAAAACAATATCATGGTTATTGCTTAAAgcacttaaataaatataagcaaaaatatacatattattgaCTTTTGTACCACTGGAAGTTACACTTATCGACTAAAACACGATTGGCTATGAGATTCTGACACTGACACAACTTAAAACTTACATAAGGCACCTGAAACGTGGCTAAAATGgggctaaaaaaaatttttagtgcAACTACTGCATGTTGACACTGAGCGGCTTTCACCAAGTTTGACTGTCTCTTCATCATCCTGGCCAAGCATCCCTTTATCTTGGCGTCTCTATATACTATATcgtcaacaaacgtcaaacAGTGAATGAATGTTACCTTGAGCTCAGTTGCTAGACACATAAAGGCTTCCTCAATATTTGAATTGTCTTTGGCACTCGCTTCTAGTACAAAAAGCACCTCTGGCATGTACTGACTTAACGCTTCTGCCTCCTCAAACTCCACCTCTCGGCAGCTCTCTAGGTCAGCTTTATTTCCCACAAGAGCGAGAAGCACGGAATTCCCCGAGTATCTACGCACTTCTTCCACCCACCTATTAGTATACACTTAATACTGAAAATTTATGGAGTTGCCGACTTGCCTGGCTACTGACAGGAAAGAGGACCTCTTGGTGATGTCGTAAACTATGATCACCCCATTGGCAGATCTATAGTAACTCTGAGTGATGGTCCTAAATCGTTCCTGTCCTGCAGTGTCCCATATTTGGAGCTGCAAATCCTCCACTGTGGGACTTGTTTGAGATGAACGTGAGGGGAGTTACCTTGACCTTTTTGCCGTCCACTATAACCGTTTTCATGGAGAAATCCACTCCGA comes from Euwallacea similis isolate ESF13 chromosome 9, ESF131.1, whole genome shotgun sequence and encodes:
- the Rab19 gene encoding ras-related protein Rab-43 codes for the protein MSSRNPTTLMTIPSDETFDFLFKIVLIGDCGTGKTCVVQRFKNGTFIERHGNTIGVDFSMKTVIVDGKKVKLQIWDTAGQERFRTITQSYYRSANGVIIVYDITKRSSFLSVARWVEEVRRYSGNSVLLALVGNKADLESCREVEFEEAEALSQYMPEVLFVLEASAKDNSNIEEAFMCLATELKRRQDKGMLGQDDEETVKLGESRSVSTCSSCTKNFF